CTGCTCGGCCACCGCGTTGCAACGAGCCTGTCTGTCACGCTTCGAGCgtccctcgtttttttttctttttgcggCGCCCGACCTGTTTTACACTTCCACTCACTTTCCTATCTCCCAGGTATTTGACacctccctctcctttttgTGTTAATCatttccctcgttctctcactccatctctcgtttccgatctcgcttcctcgcttcgttgacctctcctgtcctctcttttttctccccggCTTTCGcgcttttcgcttctgtctcttctgcttttcgccATGGCGGTGCCGAAGGGGAAGCGCAGCAAGCACAAGTGCAAGCAGCGCCAGTTGATTTACTTCTTTGACCAGTTCGACGGCGTCTTCAAACGCAGGCGAGAATCTTTTTACCGGTCCTTCTACAATCCTCCGTACTTCTCTAAACAAACAGAGCAGACCAGCCTTCCGCCCTCAGTTTTGAGACCATTCAGGTTCCCCGGCTTCTGGCCAGGAAggttcgtctctgctttccagaaaaaactcttttctgtcttgtgTAAATGGCATCTCGTTTTTCACGGATGCAGTTCTGCACCTCCCATATGCAGGCACtcatatatacagatatatatatatatatatacagatatatatatatatatatacttatatatatgtctatgttgacagacatacatatatgaaCATGTTCtatggatgcatgcgcagctgtGCATATTATGCGTTTACGTAGAAGCAGGCAGAGATATCCGGGGatacgtgcatgcatgtgcgccTTACACTTTCgcgagatgcatgcatatgccttccttttttttatctgaagaggaaggacagcCGTCATGTAAGAGTGGGATCTGATATTTGTTGTGCCTCTTGCTCGTGTGGAACAACAGAAGCAGCTGTCGAAGGACACTCTGTCCAGCTCTCCCCTAAACCCAACGCAGGTGTCATTGCGTATCTGTACATACCCTCCTAGTTCTGTGCGTCgagatgcatgtgcatgcgtttccatGGTGAAGCGTCCCCTGCGCCTTCGTTGGATCTTCCAGGTGCATTTTTTGCGGCATCGCTTCCTGCTGTGCAGATTTGCCTTCAAAATGGCGTCGTCGATTTTGACGCGCGGGAGACTGCAGTGAAAAAGGTTTCATTTCCGTCTCTGGCGGCTCTGAGGCTCGCTCTGAGAACGGCACCCCCTTCGGCCGACAAGCATCTCGGCCTCGAGAAACttgaaaaagaagcgagaggttCTCTTGGAGACACCATGTCTCAAGCCTGACTGCAGACAGGAACGCGCCTCTTGCTTCTATCTGCGAAATCGTGGGGAAATGAAGCTCATCAAGGAGCGTAGAAATATATTATTTGCATGTGTTTATTTATGTatctatgcatgcatatgtgtctatacatacatacatgtatatatatatatatatatatatatgtatatgtatatgtatatatgtatatttatatacatttacACATGTAAGTATGCAAATGTGCTTTCGAGAGCATTCGCCTCTCTGAGGTCGATCAGGACGTTTTGCATGCTGCACCGGTGATCGCTTGCCCTTCCCATGCACACATGCAAGTATGTgcacctgcatgcatgcagtagAACATTTTGTGGGTCTTTATGCAAGTACAAAGCCCAACAGGAATAATAATGGAAAGCCGTGCATGCAagtcgactgcatgcgcgtatTGCTGAGGAGACGCActtgtatacatatatatatatatatatatatatatatgtatattggAGTGTACATGTGCAGGCGTTTCCGATCtagcgagagaggcgcttgGCCTAGCCGCGGTTCGAAGCaaggtctctctcttgcttgcACGCGTTTGGCTTCCGTAGCGGCGCGCTTCCTTCCGTATTTTTGATCTTTTTCAGCTTTCGTTTTCGTGTGTGTCGAAGGAGAAATAAAAGTTGTGGATTCACACGAAGAACCTACAAAGCTCGTCCTTTCTTCCCCAGTTGTCTTTTTCcgagtctctgtctccctttcgttCTTCCAGTTTCGCCTCCCgcatttctcttctgtttacTCTCGCTCGTGTGGGGAGGAACTCGTTCGGCGTCAATTCGATATGCCTCTTTACCTGCTCCTTTCCCTCCTTCCACATGATCTTCGCAGCtgctcgctctgtctctttaATTAATAATGTGCGTAGACTCAAGGGGATGCGTCCACACACATATTCAattatatacataaatactaTATGTACACCCTTAaccctatatatatatatatatatatattat
This window of the Toxoplasma gondii ME49 chromosome VI, whole genome shotgun sequence genome carries:
- a CDS encoding hypothetical protein (encoded by transcript TGME49_240270), with the translated sequence MAVPKGKRSKHKCKQRQLIYFFDQFDGVFKRRRESFYRSFYNPPYFSKQTEQTSLPPSVLRPFRFPGFWPGRFAFKMASSILTRGRLQ